One Leptospira kirschneri serovar Cynopteri str. 3522 CT DNA segment encodes these proteins:
- a CDS encoding sensor histidine kinase: MTNVKNHSRFSVYYLGQWIFGICTILVIVSFFGNYYYKEKNIDRLIDNIHWTVSYLCAAALAWLGCFSAEAEIYRFRFWFALGLTANALGQLSWAIQVYFNYYMTPTPSDFLFPWVAPCFIIGYSIIVFECDRNKIRVAALDALGLITAVLTFSLALYLPQREGVGISQLLPLINHPVSFLTAAALGILLIPVLRLQPDKSWLSFIIGMGGSGFCWLLWNALFIIEIPPDGTVLNAGFSISTLILGYGVWTWKPKLNDHPIWGRRFETALRLLPLFEVIASSITIVLAGTFSGLPEGVRIVAWTGTTIVVVIASVRQTLLVKEITDTEQEIRSVNEGLEEIVAKRTEELRTVNQYLISKNEQVIRAIANLKNTQKQLVRSEKMAVLGQLVAGIAHELNTPLGAIVSSNEAIQLVLSNSWEGLLRSYSDFTEDEKLIWEKLFSKGITLREFYDTREERTKRKKIAILLNDFGFSETTRLADILTDLGIHPDYVLENFKYLNQKEKLLMIAQNALSLSGLARASFTIEKAAEKASIVIQALKEYAYRDRSETAMSPVDVRKQLETVLTLYYSKYKTQVEIVREMPETSYVQGNAESLTQVWTNLIGNALYAMGYKGKIEISCKRVLTTWEVAIKDSGAGIEESIKDRIFEPFFTTKPSGAGTGLGLDICRRIIEDHNGKIYFETSKQGTTFFVILPASEPILQKLESQISKNQ, from the coding sequence ATGACAAACGTAAAAAACCATTCAAGATTTTCCGTCTACTACTTGGGACAATGGATATTTGGAATCTGTACGATTTTAGTGATCGTATCCTTTTTTGGTAATTATTATTACAAAGAAAAAAATATAGACAGACTCATTGATAATATTCATTGGACCGTTTCTTATCTTTGTGCGGCGGCTTTGGCCTGGCTTGGTTGTTTTTCAGCGGAGGCCGAGATTTATCGTTTTCGATTTTGGTTTGCACTTGGTCTTACCGCAAACGCGCTCGGACAATTATCTTGGGCGATCCAAGTTTATTTTAATTATTACATGACACCAACCCCGAGCGATTTTCTTTTTCCGTGGGTTGCTCCTTGTTTTATCATAGGATACTCTATTATAGTTTTTGAATGTGATCGAAATAAAATCAGAGTAGCTGCATTGGACGCTCTCGGTCTTATCACGGCGGTTCTAACATTTTCACTCGCATTGTATCTTCCTCAGAGAGAAGGAGTTGGAATTTCTCAACTTCTTCCGTTGATCAATCATCCTGTTTCTTTTTTAACCGCTGCCGCTTTGGGAATTTTATTGATTCCCGTTCTAAGATTGCAACCTGATAAATCTTGGTTGTCGTTTATAATCGGCATGGGAGGGAGTGGTTTTTGTTGGTTGTTATGGAACGCGTTATTTATCATTGAGATTCCTCCCGATGGAACCGTTCTCAATGCCGGTTTTTCTATTTCGACTTTAATCTTAGGGTATGGAGTTTGGACCTGGAAACCAAAATTGAATGATCATCCTATTTGGGGAAGGAGGTTTGAAACGGCACTTCGTCTATTACCTTTATTTGAAGTGATTGCAAGTTCGATTACGATTGTATTGGCAGGAACTTTCAGTGGTTTACCGGAAGGAGTTCGAATTGTTGCATGGACCGGAACTACGATCGTGGTCGTAATTGCGAGCGTAAGACAAACCTTACTCGTTAAGGAAATAACTGATACGGAACAAGAAATTCGTTCCGTCAACGAAGGGCTCGAAGAGATAGTCGCTAAACGGACCGAAGAACTTAGAACCGTAAATCAATATCTTATTTCTAAAAATGAACAGGTAATTAGAGCGATTGCAAACTTAAAAAACACACAGAAACAACTCGTTCGTTCTGAAAAAATGGCTGTGCTTGGACAGCTGGTTGCAGGAATTGCACACGAACTAAATACTCCGTTAGGCGCTATTGTTTCTTCTAACGAGGCCATTCAGTTGGTATTGTCCAATTCTTGGGAAGGTCTTCTTAGGAGTTATTCCGATTTTACCGAAGATGAAAAATTAATTTGGGAAAAACTTTTTTCAAAAGGCATTACTCTCAGAGAATTTTACGATACAAGAGAAGAAAGAACCAAGAGAAAAAAAATAGCGATTTTGTTAAACGACTTCGGATTTTCCGAAACAACTCGTCTTGCGGATATTCTCACCGATCTTGGGATTCATCCGGATTATGTATTAGAAAATTTTAAATATCTAAATCAAAAAGAAAAATTACTTATGATCGCGCAAAATGCTTTATCTCTTTCGGGTCTTGCCAGAGCGAGTTTTACGATCGAAAAAGCCGCTGAAAAAGCTTCTATAGTAATACAAGCTCTGAAGGAATATGCTTATAGAGATCGTAGCGAAACTGCTATGAGTCCCGTAGATGTACGGAAACAATTGGAAACCGTACTGACTCTTTATTATTCTAAATACAAAACTCAAGTAGAGATCGTTCGTGAAATGCCGGAAACTTCCTACGTTCAAGGAAATGCGGAGTCTCTTACACAAGTATGGACAAATTTGATCGGAAACGCTCTTTATGCGATGGGATATAAAGGGAAAATTGAAATCTCTTGCAAAAGAGTTTTGACTACTTGGGAAGTCGCAATTAAGGATAGTGGAGCCGGAATCGAAGAATCGATCAAAGATAGAATCTTCGAACCCTTTTTTACTACAAAACCTTCCGGTGCGGGAACTGGTTTAGGTCTGGACATTTGTAGAAGAATCATAGAAGATCATAATGGAAAAATCTATTTTGAAACTTCCAAACAAGGGACCACGTTTTTTGTGATTCTTCCCGCCTCGGAACCGATTTTGCAAAAACTCGAAAGTCAAATTAGTAAAAATCAGTAA
- a CDS encoding PaaI family thioesterase: MDTETIYREIKASQNGQDWHHKNCFGCGPENTKGIHASFPFHEESGEVRFPFKIEKAFEGAPGYAHGGVLATLLDEAQGVLCFHLGHFVMTDQLYMRYHKAVPLNEEVEVRCWVTMVRRRRLYTKATIHLSKSGELLVSSKARWYDMSERTMKRMFQGTVFPIDTLLQVLEVNQRRGKEIRKRLKLQKVDL; this comes from the coding sequence ATGGATACGGAAACGATCTACCGGGAAATCAAAGCTAGTCAAAACGGACAAGATTGGCATCATAAAAATTGTTTTGGTTGTGGTCCCGAAAATACCAAAGGAATTCACGCAAGTTTTCCATTTCATGAAGAAAGTGGAGAAGTTAGATTTCCGTTTAAAATCGAAAAGGCTTTTGAAGGTGCTCCTGGTTACGCACACGGAGGAGTTCTAGCAACTCTACTCGACGAAGCCCAAGGAGTTCTTTGTTTTCATCTCGGTCATTTCGTCATGACGGATCAACTTTATATGCGTTATCACAAAGCGGTTCCACTAAACGAGGAAGTTGAAGTACGTTGTTGGGTTACTATGGTGAGAAGAAGAAGGCTTTACACTAAGGCCACGATTCATCTTTCTAAATCAGGCGAACTTTTAGTTTCTTCCAAAGCGCGCTGGTATGATATGTCGGAAAGAACGATGAAAAGAATGTTTCAAGGGACCGTCTTTCCGATCGATACACTTCTACAAGTTTTAGAAGTAAATCAAAGACGAGGTAAAGAAATTAGAAAACGTCTTAAACTTCAAAAGGTAGATTTATAG
- a CDS encoding zinc-binding dehydrogenase gives MKAAVLESGKKKLEIRDVSVPQLRAEQVKVRIKACGICGSDVHLVVHGTLKCKHFPRVPGHESSGVIEEVGENVRRFRKGDRVVIAAGTSCGVCSYCKEGKENLCKDVGVFGFDRDGSFAEFNIVEERYLYSLPDEIPYDQGAILADAVSTPYHAIRYRGNIQESDTVAIFGCGGLGIHAVAVARAMTKGKVIALDVDLGALENASKYGADEVINLKEVRNSGKVLKEVSKGVDLLADFSGYMSNVEDSIRAMNPGGRIVLVGIGRQPLKFQIPFILIEKMISVSGSYGSDRRAIPELIDLYLKGKIDLSHSITSHHPLEELNECLEALDLRKGNPIRFIIEP, from the coding sequence ATGAAAGCAGCGGTTTTAGAATCCGGTAAAAAAAAATTAGAAATCAGAGACGTTTCCGTTCCACAACTTAGGGCCGAACAAGTAAAGGTAAGAATTAAAGCTTGTGGAATCTGTGGTTCGGATGTACATCTCGTGGTTCATGGAACTCTCAAGTGTAAACATTTTCCCAGAGTTCCCGGACACGAGTCATCGGGAGTTATCGAAGAAGTAGGTGAAAACGTTAGACGCTTTCGAAAAGGAGATCGGGTAGTCATAGCGGCCGGAACTTCTTGTGGAGTTTGTTCTTATTGTAAAGAAGGAAAAGAAAATCTATGTAAAGACGTAGGAGTGTTCGGTTTTGATCGAGACGGAAGTTTTGCAGAATTTAATATAGTAGAAGAACGTTATTTGTATTCTCTACCGGACGAGATTCCGTATGATCAAGGGGCGATTCTTGCGGATGCGGTGTCTACTCCTTATCATGCCATACGTTATAGAGGGAATATTCAAGAAAGTGATACGGTAGCCATTTTTGGTTGTGGGGGTCTTGGAATTCATGCGGTGGCGGTTGCAAGGGCGATGACAAAAGGTAAGGTGATCGCATTGGATGTGGATCTGGGAGCTTTAGAAAATGCTTCTAAATACGGAGCCGATGAAGTGATCAATTTAAAAGAAGTACGAAATTCAGGTAAGGTTCTAAAGGAAGTGTCGAAAGGTGTGGATCTACTCGCCGACTTTTCGGGTTATATGTCTAATGTAGAAGATTCAATACGAGCGATGAACCCAGGAGGTAGAATTGTACTCGTGGGTATTGGCAGACAACCTTTGAAATTTCAGATTCCTTTTATATTAATCGAAAAAATGATTTCGGTGTCTGGTTCTTATGGATCTGATCGAAGAGCGATTCCGGAACTGATCGATCTTTATTTAAAAGGGAAAATCGATCTATCACATTCGATTACTTCTCATCATCCATTAGAAGAATTGAATGAATGCCTCGAGGCCTTGGATCTGAGAAAAGGAAATCCGATTCGGTTTATCATCGAGCCTTAA
- a CDS encoding glutathione S-transferase family protein: MIELYSASTPNGRKISILLEELGIPYTVHPIDLGKLEQKQEWFLKINPNGRIPAIIDKDNGNFAVFESGAILIYLAEKTGKLLPKDPKEKSTVIQWLMFQMGGVGPMQGQAGVFLKYAPEKIPFAINRYQNETKRLYSVLDRRLSESKFLGGKDLSIADIATWPWVNMHDWVEISLNEFPNLKRWNDELEKRPAFIKGKDIPNKVDHKKDEEEIKKKGQSILIK, translated from the coding sequence TTGATCGAATTATATTCGGCGTCTACACCCAACGGAAGAAAAATTTCTATTTTACTAGAAGAATTAGGAATTCCTTATACAGTTCACCCGATTGATTTGGGTAAACTGGAACAAAAACAAGAGTGGTTTCTTAAAATCAATCCAAACGGAAGAATCCCTGCAATCATAGACAAAGACAACGGAAACTTTGCAGTATTTGAATCTGGAGCAATTCTGATTTATCTCGCTGAAAAAACAGGAAAACTTTTACCTAAAGATCCAAAAGAAAAAAGTACCGTAATTCAATGGCTTATGTTTCAGATGGGAGGAGTTGGCCCAATGCAAGGACAAGCCGGAGTATTTCTTAAATACGCACCCGAAAAAATTCCGTTCGCGATCAATAGATACCAAAATGAAACCAAACGACTATATTCCGTTTTAGATAGAAGACTGAGTGAAAGTAAATTTTTAGGCGGTAAAGATTTATCCATCGCAGACATTGCTACCTGGCCTTGGGTCAATATGCACGATTGGGTAGAAATCAGTCTGAATGAATTTCCCAATCTAAAACGCTGGAACGATGAATTAGAAAAACGTCCTGCTTTTATTAAGGGTAAAGATATACCAAATAAAGTAGATCATAAAAAAGACGAAGAAGAGATCAAAAAGAAAGGTCAATCTATATTAATAAAATAG